In Bacteroidales bacterium, the following are encoded in one genomic region:
- a CDS encoding DUF1987 domain-containing protein: protein MESISLEGTPKTPTVNFKPETGLVEIKGRSIPENSIEFYKPLVDWLEEYLSSPSELTNVNIQLEYFNTSSSKCILDVFKKLEAIYKNGNEVIINWYYEEDDEDMLEAGEDYQSIIKIPFKMIEIEE from the coding sequence ATGGAGTCAATTTCATTAGAAGGAACCCCGAAAACACCAACGGTAAATTTTAAGCCAGAAACAGGATTGGTTGAAATAAAAGGAAGATCTATACCTGAAAATTCAATAGAATTTTATAAGCCATTAGTTGATTGGCTTGAAGAATATTTATCTTCTCCATCAGAGTTGACCAATGTAAATATTCAATTAGAATATTTTAATACCAGTTCATCAAAATGTATATTGGATGTTTTCAAAAAATTAGAAGCAATATACAAAAATGGGAATGAGGTAATAATTAATTGGTACTATGAAGAAGATGATGAAGATATGTTAGAGGCCGGTGAAGATTACCAGTCAATTATTAAAATTCCTTTTAAAATGATAGAAATAGAGGAATAA
- a CDS encoding TonB-dependent receptor: MRKLFTSIFILVLMFSFTKTNVFAQGSTTSGISGKIVDEYDEPLIGATVIIKNTTIGATTDLEGNFEFNTESGKKEIVISFLGYDSKTLAVDVKEGEITKIGIIILKGSIIGLGSIDIVADRARERETPVALSNISKTKIEEQLGSRDIPMLMNITPSVYATVGGGGAGDARINVRGFNQNNVAIMINGVPINDMENGWVYWSNWDGIADATSSIQMQRGLSAVNLATPSVGGTMNIITNPAEHKAGGSAKFEYGSGNFIKTTFAGNSGLINDKYAVSASLVRKVGQGVIDKTWTDAWAYYFGASYILNETNRIEIYAIGAPQRHGQNLYKQNVAVYDQDYAKEIGVDDSTLMKFVEQDRFFNQNWGTVSKNYKGEQNWNGKSKDRYSSDFINERENFYNKPLVNLNWYSQWSEKLSQFTTIYYSGGEGGGTGTYGSFFRRDADGKLGDDDYKFYYGTSPWAWDLDTLITINSSNDPFAVIDRDSISRNNKESVGIIRNSRNNQSTIGAISKVKIKFDDNLKGAVGVDWRKAKIEHYREVRDLLGGDYYVYSGNEFDDANNYNKVLGDRIAYNFTNTVDWFGYFGQLEYSNEKITAYTTFGQSFLKYTYTNHFVRDTVDTSKELFSETDQIIGLQVKGGISYRPMDVLSVFGNYGYISKAPIFDDIIDDRSGTVADDPKNQKFKSFEFGAIYSTLSRNLNIKANYYSTYWTDRAMNIGIEKQDGTEGFIFVSGMDQLHTGVEFETNYKPIYLFEIGAMASFGNWKYVNNVKGEYKDYDGGEQTEEYNFYVKDLKVGDAPQTQFAVMLNIYPIKGLRLQFDSRHYSNHYAEWNPFSRTDETDKDQVWKTPSYMLFDFHTSYVINFSDFNLEIFCHIFNLFDEMYIQDAVDNSSYNGFYGYDNRFSHTVNSAEVFLGLPRTFNAGIKINL, encoded by the coding sequence ATGAGAAAATTATTTACATCTATTTTTATTTTGGTCTTGATGTTCTCTTTTACCAAGACAAATGTTTTTGCACAAGGATCAACTACTTCCGGTATAAGCGGAAAAATAGTTGATGAATATGATGAACCATTAATTGGGGCTACAGTAATTATTAAAAACACTACTATTGGTGCGACTACTGATTTAGAAGGAAATTTTGAGTTTAACACAGAAAGTGGTAAAAAAGAAATTGTTATTTCTTTTCTTGGCTATGATAGTAAAACATTAGCAGTTGATGTGAAAGAAGGTGAAATTACAAAAATTGGAATAATTATTTTAAAAGGAAGTATAATTGGTTTAGGTAGTATTGATATTGTTGCTGACAGAGCTCGTGAAAGAGAAACACCGGTAGCACTATCAAATATTTCAAAAACGAAAATTGAAGAACAATTAGGTTCAAGAGACATTCCAATGCTAATGAATATTACTCCAAGTGTCTATGCAACTGTAGGTGGTGGTGGAGCTGGTGATGCCCGAATTAATGTTCGAGGATTTAACCAGAACAATGTTGCGATTATGATTAATGGTGTTCCAATTAATGATATGGAAAATGGCTGGGTTTACTGGTCAAACTGGGATGGAATTGCTGATGCTACTTCCTCAATACAGATGCAAAGAGGATTGAGTGCTGTTAATTTAGCAACTCCTTCTGTTGGGGGAACAATGAATATAATAACTAATCCGGCTGAACATAAAGCTGGTGGTTCTGCTAAGTTTGAATATGGTTCAGGTAACTTTATTAAAACTACTTTCGCAGGAAATTCAGGGTTAATTAATGATAAATATGCTGTAAGTGCAAGTTTAGTTCGTAAAGTCGGACAAGGTGTCATTGATAAAACATGGACAGATGCCTGGGCTTATTATTTTGGTGCCAGTTATATTTTAAATGAAACGAATCGAATAGAAATATACGCTATTGGTGCTCCTCAACGTCATGGTCAAAATCTATATAAACAAAATGTGGCTGTTTACGATCAAGATTATGCAAAAGAAATTGGAGTTGATGATAGTACTTTAATGAAATTTGTTGAACAAGACAGATTCTTTAATCAAAACTGGGGTACAGTTAGTAAAAATTATAAAGGTGAACAAAACTGGAACGGAAAATCAAAAGATAGATATTCTAGTGATTTTATAAATGAGAGAGAAAATTTCTATAATAAACCATTGGTAAATTTGAATTGGTATTCACAATGGAGTGAAAAATTGTCTCAATTTACCACTATTTATTATTCGGGAGGGGAAGGTGGTGGAACAGGTACATATGGTTCATTTTTCAGGAGAGATGCAGATGGAAAATTAGGAGATGATGATTATAAGTTTTATTATGGTACATCACCATGGGCTTGGGATTTAGATACATTAATTACAATAAATTCCAGTAATGATCCCTTTGCAGTTATTGATAGAGATTCAATCTCTCGCAACAACAAAGAATCTGTTGGGATTATCAGAAATAGCCGAAATAATCAGAGTACAATTGGTGCAATTTCCAAAGTTAAAATTAAATTTGATGATAATTTAAAAGGAGCAGTTGGTGTTGACTGGAGAAAAGCAAAAATAGAACATTATAGAGAAGTAAGAGACTTATTAGGTGGAGATTATTATGTATATAGTGGGAATGAATTTGATGATGCCAATAATTATAATAAAGTTTTAGGAGACAGAATAGCTTATAACTTTACAAATACAGTTGACTGGTTTGGATATTTCGGACAACTTGAATATTCAAATGAAAAAATTACTGCTTATACTACATTTGGACAATCATTTCTAAAATATACTTATACTAATCATTTTGTTAGGGATACTGTTGATACTTCTAAAGAATTATTTTCTGAAACAGATCAAATTATAGGATTGCAGGTTAAGGGTGGTATAAGTTACAGACCTATGGATGTTTTAAGTGTTTTTGGTAATTACGGATACATTTCAAAAGCTCCAATATTTGATGATATTATTGATGATAGGAGTGGTACGGTTGCAGATGATCCTAAAAATCAAAAATTTAAATCGTTTGAATTTGGTGCAATATATTCAACTTTATCCCGAAATTTGAATATTAAAGCTAATTATTATTCTACATATTGGACAGATAGGGCGATGAATATTGGTATTGAAAAACAGGATGGTACTGAAGGATTTATTTTCGTTAGTGGTATGGACCAACTACATACAGGAGTTGAATTTGAAACTAATTATAAACCAATTTATTTATTTGAAATTGGAGCAATGGCTTCTTTCGGAAATTGGAAATATGTTAATAATGTAAAAGGTGAATATAAAGATTATGATGGTGGCGAACAAACAGAAGAATATAATTTTTATGTTAAAGATCTTAAAGTTGGTGATGCACCACAAACTCAATTTGCTGTAATGTTAAATATATATCCTATTAAAGGTCTTCGGTTACAATTTGATTCCAGACATTACAGTAATCATTATGCAGAATGGAATCCTTTCTCAAGAACTGATGAAACTGATAAAGATCAAGTCTGGAAAACACCATCATATATGTTATTTGATTTTCATACTTCTTATGTAATCAACTTTAGTGATTTTAATTTGGAGATATTCTGTCATATTTTTAATCTCTTTGATGAAATGTATATTCAGGATGCTGTTGATAATAGTAGTTATAATGGTTTTTATGGATATGACAATAGATTTTCACATACTGTAAATTCGGCAGAGGTATTCTTAGGATTACCTAGAACTTTTAATGCAGGAATAAAAATTAATTTATAA
- a CDS encoding NifB/NifX family molybdenum-iron cluster-binding protein, whose amino-acid sequence MKKIALPVENDKLCPHFGHCQSFAVFEVEKGQILNVSKLITPPHEPGKLPQWLSENNVTDVITGGIGQKAISIFNQNGINVFVGAEIKNPNNLVKDFISGNLKSNPNYCDH is encoded by the coding sequence ATGAAAAAAATTGCACTACCAGTCGAAAATGATAAATTATGTCCACATTTTGGGCATTGTCAGTCTTTTGCAGTATTTGAGGTGGAAAAAGGTCAAATCTTAAATGTATCAAAACTAATAACACCGCCTCACGAACCGGGAAAATTACCACAATGGTTGTCTGAAAACAATGTAACTGATGTTATAACAGGAGGCATAGGACAAAAAGCTATAAGTATTTTTAATCAGAACGGAATTAATGTTTTTGTAGGAGCCGAAATAAAAAATCCTAATAATTTAGTAAAAGATTTTATTAGTGGAAACCTGAAATCAAACCCTAATTATTGTGATCACTAA
- the trxB gene encoding thioredoxin-disulfide reductase yields MNLFKTIDNLNENEKKPSHDLEKKAENVKCLIIGSGPAGYTAAIYAARANLNPIMIQGLQPGGQLTTTNEVENFPGYPEGVTGPVMMEDLKKQAERFGTDIRWGIATSVDFSKKPFKVIVDEKNLYLAETVIISTGADAKYLGLESEKKFMGSGVSGCATCDGFFYKGMDIAVVGGGDTACEEAIYLAGICNKVYVIVRKEYLRASKVMQQKVFNNPKIEVLFGRNTKEVVGDKVVNGVILLKNDGTEEKINISGFFLAIGHKPNSDIFKDYLDVDDVGYIKTIPGTSKTNIQGVFACGDVQDPTYRQAVTAAGSGCQAAIDAERYLSGI; encoded by the coding sequence ATGAATTTATTCAAAACAATTGATAACCTTAATGAGAACGAAAAAAAACCTTCTCATGATTTAGAAAAAAAAGCTGAAAATGTAAAATGTTTAATAATTGGTTCTGGCCCTGCCGGATATACAGCCGCAATTTATGCAGCAAGAGCAAATTTGAACCCCATAATGATACAAGGTTTACAACCCGGCGGACAACTTACAACAACCAACGAAGTAGAAAATTTTCCGGGATATCCCGAAGGAGTTACAGGACCTGTAATGATGGAAGATTTAAAAAAACAAGCCGAAAGGTTTGGCACTGATATAAGATGGGGAATTGCAACATCTGTTGACTTCTCAAAAAAGCCTTTTAAAGTAATAGTTGATGAAAAGAATTTGTATTTGGCAGAAACTGTTATCATTTCAACAGGAGCAGATGCTAAATATCTTGGGTTGGAATCAGAAAAAAAATTCATGGGCTCTGGAGTTTCCGGATGCGCAACATGCGATGGGTTCTTTTATAAAGGAATGGATATTGCAGTTGTCGGAGGTGGTGATACTGCTTGCGAAGAAGCAATATATCTTGCAGGTATTTGCAATAAAGTATATGTAATAGTAAGAAAAGAGTATCTCCGTGCTTCAAAAGTTATGCAGCAAAAGGTATTTAATAATCCCAAGATTGAAGTGTTGTTTGGACGTAATACAAAAGAAGTTGTCGGGGATAAGGTTGTTAATGGAGTTATTCTTTTAAAAAATGATGGTACTGAAGAAAAAATAAATATTTCAGGTTTTTTTCTTGCAATAGGGCATAAGCCAAACTCGGATATATTTAAAGACTATCTTGATGTTGATGATGTTGGTTATATTAAAACTATTCCAGGTACATCAAAAACAAATATACAAGGAGTTTTTGCATGTGGCGATGTACAAGATCCTACGTACAGGCAGGCTGTTACTGCTGCCGGTTCCGGTTGTCAGGCTGCTATTGATGCCGAAAGATACCTGTCAGGTATCTAA
- a CDS encoding DUF134 domain-containing protein produces MSPRPKRYRKIRKPPVLRGYKPLGMPVINGEYISVLYEEFEALRLADYENLSQENASEKMNISRPTFTRIYDNVRKKIAKAFIEGKMLMFEGGNVKFDKEWYRCSDCHFLFYIKAGEEIICKNCNSQNIEHINESIRNWHLRNRCKNRNKSQSKTCICSECGLKITGKQGVPCRKIKCPECQIPLTKEN; encoded by the coding sequence ATGTCACCAAGACCGAAAAGATACAGAAAAATTAGAAAACCTCCCGTTTTAAGAGGATATAAACCTCTCGGAATGCCTGTAATTAATGGTGAATATATATCAGTTTTATACGAAGAATTTGAGGCTTTACGATTAGCTGATTATGAAAATCTTTCACAAGAAAATGCTTCAGAAAAAATGAATATTTCACGACCTACATTTACAAGAATATATGATAATGTAAGAAAAAAAATTGCAAAAGCTTTTATTGAAGGCAAAATGCTAATGTTCGAGGGAGGAAATGTTAAATTTGATAAAGAATGGTACAGGTGTAGTGATTGTCATTTTTTATTTTATATTAAGGCAGGTGAAGAAATTATTTGTAAAAATTGTAATTCACAAAATATTGAACATATTAATGAAAGTATAAGAAATTGGCATTTAAGAAACAGATGTAAAAATAGAAACAAAAGTCAAAGTAAAACTTGTATATGTTCGGAATGTGGTTTAAAAATTACAGGAAAACAAGGAGTTCCTTGCCGGAAAATAAAATGTCCGGAATGCCAGATTCCTTTAACTAAAGAAAATTAA
- a CDS encoding SiaB family protein kinase codes for MDFSILEWYNKMNEGEIILAYKGEVSSDLITDVLEMIESKLDDSDENSKIRKRIYNVIVECLQNVYHHSEKVHSKNDIVINGKFLVFIVSKEGESYKISTGNFVNNSKIEFLSNRMDRINSLTKDELKSLYKLILNNQDFTDKGGGGLGMIDIARKTGSKLDYKFHNYADNISFFSLNILVS; via the coding sequence ATGGATTTTAGCATTTTAGAATGGTATAATAAAATGAATGAAGGAGAAATAATTCTCGCATATAAAGGAGAAGTTTCTTCTGATCTCATTACTGATGTTCTTGAAATGATTGAATCAAAACTTGATGATTCTGATGAAAACTCAAAAATACGTAAAAGGATTTATAATGTAATAGTAGAATGTTTGCAAAATGTTTATCATCATTCTGAAAAAGTACACAGCAAAAATGATATTGTCATAAATGGAAAGTTTTTAGTATTTATTGTCTCTAAAGAAGGTGAAAGTTACAAAATATCAACTGGGAATTTTGTAAATAATAGCAAGATTGAATTTTTATCAAATAGAATGGATAGAATTAACTCATTAACAAAAGATGAATTAAAGTCATTATATAAATTAATATTAAATAATCAGGATTTTACTGATAAAGGAGGTGGAGGATTAGGAATGATAGATATAGCAAGAAAAACAGGAAGTAAATTAGATTATAAATTTCATAATTATGCAGATAATATTTCATTTTTTAGTTTAAATATTTTAGTTTCATAA
- a CDS encoding DUF89 family protein: MDYQCVFCILRSFENLLKKHPVRESEKKDIVRDFIQYFSTLDINLPTPEIAREIHKKFKTYLNDNDPYRKEKRVSNQIALELYPDLKNKIINSKNQFNTALRLAIAGNIIDYGPGHDFDIKKTIDYVLNSDIKIDHSKKLFEKIKQSKQILYLGDNAGEIVFDKLFIETISHPNIFYAVRGKPVINDVTIEDAKYVGIDKITNVISNGYDAPSTILNKVSDEFMSIYNSSDLIISKGQGNLEGLLNNKRKDLFFLLMIKCDLIGKKLNVKKGDFVVMQNCIRYN; encoded by the coding sequence ATGGATTATCAATGTGTTTTTTGTATTTTAAGGTCATTTGAAAACTTATTAAAAAAACATCCTGTCAGGGAAAGTGAAAAAAAAGATATAGTAAGGGATTTTATTCAATATTTTTCCACCCTAGATATTAATTTACCTACCCCTGAAATAGCTCGTGAAATTCATAAGAAATTTAAAACTTATCTTAATGATAATGACCCATATAGAAAGGAAAAAAGAGTAAGTAATCAAATTGCACTTGAATTGTATCCTGATTTGAAGAATAAAATCATTAATTCAAAAAATCAATTTAATACAGCACTACGATTAGCAATAGCTGGAAATATTATTGATTATGGACCTGGACATGATTTTGATATAAAAAAAACAATTGATTATGTATTAAATTCTGATATAAAAATTGACCATTCAAAAAAACTATTTGAAAAAATCAAACAATCAAAACAAATACTATATCTCGGTGATAATGCAGGCGAAATAGTTTTTGACAAATTATTTATTGAAACCATATCGCATCCAAACATCTTTTATGCTGTAAGAGGAAAACCTGTAATAAATGATGTTACTATCGAAGATGCTAAATATGTTGGAATAGATAAAATAACAAATGTAATATCAAATGGATATGATGCTCCATCTACAATATTAAATAAAGTATCTGATGAATTCATGAGTATCTACAATTCTTCCGATTTAATTATTTCAAAAGGTCAGGGTAATCTTGAAGGTTTATTGAATAATAAAAGAAAAGACCTGTTTTTTCTTTTAATGATAAAATGCGATTTAATTGGAAAAAAGCTTAATGTTAAAAAAGGAGATTTTGTTGTAATGCAGAATTGTATAAGATATAATTAA